The Apibacter raozihei DNA segment CGTAATGCTTCTTTAGCAATATCGTGAGGAACTCCTCCTACTTCGAAAAGGATTCTACCTGGTGATACTCTGGCTACCCAATACTCTACAGCTCCTTTTCCTTTACCCATACGAACCTCTGCAGGTTTTTTAGTAATAGGTTTATCCGGAAATATTTTAATCCATAACTGACCTTCTCTTTTCATATATCTGGTCGCGGCAATACGAGCTGCTTCTATTTGTCTTGCAGTAATAAATACTGGATCTAACGCTTTAATTCCGAAAGTACCGTATGCTAACTGGCTTCCTCTATGAGAAAGACCTTTCATACGTCCTTTTTGCATTTTACGGAACTTTGTTCTTTTTGGTTGTAACATAATTACCTAAGATATTTTATCTTCTTTCTTTAACTTTTCTTTTCTGAGTCTTTTTCTGAAGACCTACTAACGGAGATAATTCTCTCTTGCCATATACTTCGCCTTTCATAATCCATACTTTCACACCTAATCTTCCATAGGTAGTATGAGCTTCAGCAATGTAATAATCAATATCTGCACGGAAAGTAGATAATGGAATTCTTCCATCTTTAAAAGATTCAGATCTTGCCATCTCAGCTCCGTTTAAACGTCCGGATATCATAATTTTGATTCCTTCTGCATTCATTCTCATAGTTGAAGCT contains these protein-coding regions:
- the rplP gene encoding 50S ribosomal protein L16, with the protein product MLQPKRTKFRKMQKGRMKGLSHRGSQLAYGTFGIKALDPVFITARQIEAARIAATRYMKREGQLWIKIFPDKPITKKPAEVRMGKGKGAVEYWVARVSPGRILFEVGGVPHDIAKEALRLAAQKLPVKTKFVVANDFVQS